The genomic DNA aaaatccatggattccatatggatttccaaatcttataaggatttcaaatccattaaaatcaaggatcCAATAACCCCCTTTAATGTCATATTctgatttgttgattttttttaaaacaaataaattttaaagtaaataattttctaatattaaaatattatttgaaaacCCAATTTGAGAAGATTACGGATGGTGATGCTTTTACAGTTGTTCAttcatgaaaacaaataaataataataaaaaaaagagaagatgagaaaagaaaggAGAGAGGTGCGAAACAATTCTCAAGTGAGAATCTATAGAACTTGACATATCTCAAATGGCTAATAGTTGATTTTTTTCCTGATTTaatctttaaacaaataattgtattatattaaaattataaaataatatctattgacaAACTCATCTCATTTTTAGAGATGGAcgactactttttttttttttgaatgaatgtaaaattttattcaacccaaaaactgtttaaaaaataaatgcttCAGTGTTAGAGAGTGGTTTCAAACAAGACAATTTGATGGCAAAGACTAGAGCTTAAGTAGTAGCAGAGGGTTGAGCATATGCTCTAGTAGAAAACCAGAGTCGTAATCCATCATCATATTGATGGTCACGTAAGTCCATGATTGAGCTGAAGCGGTTGCGTACATTTTTGTCAATGAGTTTTATGAGCCGAGCTTGCGGAGAAGGTGCCTCACCATGTCGTCGAGCGTTCCTTTCATGCCACAATTAGTAGAGAGTTGCTTGGAAAACATATTTTAGCAGGAAACGTTGGAAGAAGGGGAATGTTGGAGAGGTAAGCAGTTGTAGCAGACAGCTTCAATCCGTTGAGTAATGGGACAAGAGCAGAGGCTGTGCCAGGTCCTTCCAAATGGCAGCAGCGTAAGGAAAGGTGAAAAACAAGTGATCCCTGGTCTCTTCCGTGCCTGAACAGAGAACCCAATTAACCTGTTGCCCCGAGGAGCAGCATTTGATACGATCTCTAGTGTCTAAACGATTGTGAACCGCAAGCCATAgtagaaactagaaaagaaTACTTTGGGGTTGAATATGAGTACCAGACCTCTTTGTACCAGTGATGGACCACTATGGCACTATTCTTGCTCTTAGTTTCATCTATTATTGTCAACATTCTCTATATTTTTGGCGTTAGAGTAACAAAAATGTTTCTTGTGCAATTTGCTAACTTCGCAAgtaataattttaaagtttcaTGACTatgaaagaataaaataatacaatttgGTTACTCAAacgaaaggaaaaaaaaaagaacaggacCCTTCAATACAAcccttcaaaaagaaaaagaaaaaaatgaaaaaaaaaaaatgaaaaaaaaaaaaaagtgcttttttcctttattttgtaGAGCTAAACTCCAATAATGGCTTGCGCCAAATCTGgagtgaaaagaaaaacatgaaaaacaattataatatgaaaagtaatcaaagagagattcttaGACAACTCATCAACGTTCTGATTCACAAGTAACAGCGGAAAGCTTGGAGACCCATTTGTTGATGAGCGACCTTCTCCTTGTATTCCACATGGTCCTCTTTTGTGAACCACGATTATTGTCCGCTACGAAACCTTTGACACGGTCCATAGCAACCTCCATCGTTTGGTCTGACATATTCGCGAAACAAACTCTGAACCAACCAGGCTCATCGCAGTGACACGATGAGCCTGGAGAGATGTTAAGACCGACTTCACACACAATCTTTGTCCATAAAGAGTGCTCGGCCTCGAAAGTGTTGGATTTCAAGAGGTGTCTTAAGTCAACCCAACAGAACAAACCTGCGTTGCTCTTCAAACAACCGATCCCTGCTTCCTTTAGACCCGAAACCAGCctgtctcttctctctctcagcctcttcttgttctcttccAAGTAGTTGGTCGTGAATCTTTCGTCAGACAGCAAATTGGCAAGCAGATGCTGAGTCTGGGAAGAAATGAGTCCAAAACTCGACATTTTGGTCGCGGCTGACACCACTTTCTCGTTGTCCGAGTAAATCAAGCCCACACGAAATCCAGGGAGGCCTAGGTCCTTGGACAAACTGTAAACAACATGGATTTTCTCATCCAAATCCATGTTCTTCTCCTTAGCCACTTCTAGAACGCTGGTGAACTCAGGAGAGTCAAAAACCGTTCCCGAGTAGATCTCATCGCTCACCATATGGATTTGCTTGGTGGATGTGAAGGTCAGAAGCAGATCAAGCTCTTCACGGGTGGTAGAGGTTCCAAGAGGGTTTGAAGGGTTCGTTATGAGAACTCCTTTAACGTTTAGGTTAAGTTTGTGAGCTCGTTCGTAAGCATCTTCTAGTGCATCCTCCGTTATCTTGTACCCATTCGAGCTTACACAGTGGATAGGAACAATCTCTACTCCTGTCCTCCATTTGAGATCTCTATCAAACCTTCAAGAGATGAATCAAAgaaagaatttagtcttttttgtAACCAATGCTAATTCATTTAAAATCGTTTAGGTGTAAATATATACACGTACCCTGGATAATAAGGTGCAGGGATAAGAAAGGCATCTCCTGGATTAGCAAGGCAGAACATTAGAGTCTCGTTAGCCGAAGTTGAGCCAGCTGTGAGCACCATCTTGTTCGTATCAAATTTCACTTTGTTTCCTCTTATTTTCCCCATGAATTTCGCCATAGCCTGTTGCATAAAAGCAAATAATAATTAGTTTCGTAGTTTGAAAAAGGTTAAAATGAATATAGTTTCTTAttatcaaataaaccaaatccgatctcctacaaaaaaaaaaataaaccaaatccGATCGAACTCGACCAAAAAAGAATATCCctttttgagaaaaatgaagGATATGTTTCACTTAAAACGGTTCCTAacgttttaaataaaaacaataaaacttaatgttttattttggtatatatattcataaataaataaaaaacgaaggTCAAAACTAAAGTGAAACTCCGACTAAACCCTCTCAATATGTAGAAGTAGCTGATGTTACTTACATCCTTGAAAGCTGGTAAGCCATGGTAATCTTGGAACAGAGCTAAGTTTCTAAACACCGACTCTTCATTTTTCTTCAGACCCAAGACTTCTGGAtgctcttcaagccaagactctATTAGGTCAAACGAAAGCTGCACAGGACAGAAGCAACAACCGATCAGTGGGTGTTCAgccaaaaagagaagaaaaaaactcagAGATTATTATGTACATACTAGTTTAggttttaatgtgttaaaaaatGGTCATAGATTCACACAAACCTGGTTTTCAGCAAGACCCATTTGAACAATCCCACTAGGGTTAAAAGTCTCGTGGAATGGATTCTTCTCGTATTCTTGCCATCCAAGGAAGTAGGATGAGTCTTGTCCATGAGAGTCGCCGATAACTTTGCTTGacaacattattttttcttttttaataactcGGTGATCACTATACAGCAAGTACAAGTACTTTCACTTGGTAAGCTCAgcaataaagagagagagatagagagaagtaGAATGAAAGTTTTGGTAGATAGAGAAATGTGAGCCCTGTTGAGGAACAAGGACGAAGAATGGTGAATATATAATGGAGAGGGAGACTAAGGGAGGTGATCTATTAGGAGACAATGTCCCGACAATATTAGCTATAGTGATACTAGACGGTGTTGATTCTTTTGACCAAAAACGCACacatacaaattatatttaattattctgACCCACACCCACACGTACacttttttctccctttttatGCTTATAATAATTTAATCGTTTTCTATGATATTTTTTTCGTTATTTTCCTTGGTACTTTAGAGTATATCATTTGGAAGTATTATGTGTTCCCTCATTTCCTTTGTGTTTCCGATGTATTTGTTATCCTatctgtatttttatttttattttggatagTTGACAGGAAGGACGTAAAACAAAAcgtatatacatatttataagaCCGGGGATATTTTTAATCATacaattgtttaaaaaaatttgaatcatACAATATATCAATCAAGCTTAATCGGGTTGGTCGAGATTAAAGATAACGAAAGCAATGCGGCATTCAGCATGTAATGAGTTTACTCTCAAACCAAAATACTCAACAATACACAGAAACAAGATAGAAATCAAAGGAACACTTACTCTTAAGCTTTTATATCTTAATCTTCTATTATTGTGAATAGTATGTTCCATCCATCTATTATTGTGAACATTATAAAGTTATTCCAGCATGGTAATCAATAAGCACTAAGACAATCCTTTTCTTTCACAGTCGTCACTAGAGAAAACAATAATTGATAAAACTCTTTTCCATACAGGTTTAAGACAATCTTTTCTGTTGTTCCTCTACATTTCATTTATTGTGTAAACTAAATGGAATTTCACGGATTTCTATACACTAAATTTAGaggaattttgtttttcctttaaataAGTACTGGATTAACTTGAAATGGTAGAGAACTAGCTTGTTTTTCCTTATGTTCTagagatttttttatatgtaagcACACGAAAATGTCTAACTCAATTATACTATCAGAGGTTGGAAAATAAAACGATAACTAATAATGTGGAAAAAGAATGGTAAAATacaatgaagaaaagaaagagaatgcTATATAAAGGGCAGCAAAATGGTAATGtataatgaagaaaaataagagaataCTATATATACCCTAGTGGATCATCTCCATTCTCCACTAACCGATTAAAATACAGTCGCTCATTTTTGTCACCTTACCTTTTCAAATCACGCAAACTAAACCAACTTTCAGTAAAAGCGACCATTTAGAAGCATCAATTATAAAACGCATAGGAAAGGAACACATATAGGTTATCGCATCATATAGAAAATCAGTTTTGAAGAATACAAGATGAGAATTGCTAGCGAAAAGGTTGCAAGTCACAAATCAGTTCATACTACTTCGAGAAAttggtaaattatttttattaggaCTCATCTTTGATGTTGAATGATCATCAGAGAAATAAATATCTACTAAGTTTAGTCTGAAGGAAATGATCATAAAAACCGCAGTTGAAGTTTCGTAAATGGTAGGTGGAGTAAATTTGTACACTTGTTGCATGAAATGCTAGATATAGTTCAATAAGAAACAAACTAGGGTACTTCCTAATCCGAGATGTTCTATGCGTATCAATGTACAGTATATCAATCTAATGCTAGGCATGAATGCCTATTTAcggtaattaaataaattaaatcaagTGAATTATTTTACCAACAATGTGCTATTCAGTGAATTAATTAATGAGTTTTATGACAAGTCGAAGATATCAACACGTTCAGACTAGGCTACAGCAAAGAGCTAAAACGACTAAGTACCAACGAAATAAGATAGATCTACCAAAGCATCATACGTGTCGACTTAATTTAACAACCAATATCAATCTACATCATACTGACTGTTGTCTTATCTTCTTCACGTTgactatttaatttaaattttaatgtctTGCAAAAGTCCATCTACTTTTCTCTAATCGTGGATCGTTAAGATATACTGTAATAAGGAAAATTGGTATTTTCATACCCCAACTAAggggtatgttgaattcatacCCCAACTTTACTAATGAGCAAATCCATAcattaacttaaataaaatttaaattcactaCTCCAACTTGTAAACGGTGTTGAATCATACACAAGCCGTAACGGTGTTAATAAATCGTTAACAACTGTTTACGTGGAAGCCACgtaagaaacgacgtcgttttgagaaacaaaagaaacagctTCTCTgtctcaaaacgacgtcgtttaacgcttcttcttccctttttcttcATTCCCGACTCGAGTTATTTTGCTCCATCCCGACTCTCGTTTCTTCTGTTCTTTTCACCCatatatcaaaatcaattgGTCAATTGATTTAATTAGCAACAATTATCGTTAACGGCTGAAGAAGCATTTTATATACACAATTCGTAACGGCTGAAGAATCAATTGGTCAATTGATTCAAGTTCAACCAACGAGACTCAGATTTTGTTGGAAACGAAACAAACGTAAAGCGAAGAAATGGGAATAGTGGCCAGGATCGGAGTTCTGTTGCCATTTTCGTTCTACTGGTGGCTGTGGACGAATCCTCAGTCATGGGTCAATCTCTGTGGCCGAGGAAGAGACCCATCAACGATGATGGCGCGTGTATCTCACGTCCTCAAGGCTGctaaactcttctctctcttctctatcgCTTCTCTCTCCTGGCCGCCTCCGCTCTACTTCTGGCCCCTAATGGCCTTTGGCCAGTTTCTCAACTTCAGGTACAATCTTCAGCAACTCTCTTTGTTGAGTCAAAATCGAATGCGTTAGATCGATGAAATTAGGAATCTTTTAGTCAACCCCAACCCCATTAGTTAGCTTGATTCCCTATTGTGTAATGCCTCACTTCTCCACGGTCTAATCTTTACTGGTTGTTAAAGTTTTGtctttttcaagtttcaaccatCGAATCTGGTTTAAGCTTTTAAGCTCGAATCTGTCTTAAAAGGTCACATCTTTGACAGCTAGGTGAAGTTGATGTTTGATTCAATTAGCAGTTTGATTCTTTTCAACAATTTATgggtgaaagaagagaagaaacgagAGTCGGGATGGAGCAAAATAACTCGAGTCGGGAATgaagaaaaagggaagaagaagcgttaaacgacgtcgttttgagttACAGAaactgtttcttttgttttcaaaacgacgtcgtttcttacGTGGCTTCCACGTAAGCAGTCGTTAACGGTCTATTAACACCGTTACGGCTTGTGTATGATTCAACACCGTTTTACAAGTTGGAgtaatgaatttaaattttatttaagttaatgTATGGATTTGCTCATTGGTAAAATTGGGGTAGGAATTCAACGTACCCCTTTAGCTGGGGTATGAAAATACCGATTTTCCGATATAATAACataggaaatatatttttgataatcaTACTTATTAATAAGTTTCTGCTAAAGTCATCGCTGCGATATCATCCGActcttaataaaaatatagagataAAGATAATATGCATCGTATTCAATTTTGTAGTAAACAACAAcgacaaaaaaacaacatagaattaagagttaaaaaaaaaacatagcaagAGTTGAAGTGTAatgatacaaataaaatttatggaGAAGCTAGAATATTACTTAAGCGACTGAATTTTGcatattctttcttttcctaatttaatctatttttttttcagtttttcacatatatatttttttaaaaaaaacataccaatattttcttatacatacattacatatatatatatatatatttttttttttgtgatttcaaattttctataaatagaaacCAGTACtattgaattatttttcttaaaatttacaatgatcACTAATAACTTATAATTACTGCACAAGACACCAAAAAactatcattttattttttgaaaaaggttaaaatctatcatttttgtaaaatatacttttatagAAAATGGATAAATAAGAAacatagtaaatatatatatattttttttttcaacgaaaCATAGTAAATATTTATCAGAGACTCTCAGACATTTTAGACACTGTGCCAAAAACATGTAGAAACCTTTTCCGAGTAGCAATATTCTTGAATCTGATATGCACAAACATCCATGTAATAATGCTTTATTAAACTGTCCAGTCGAAGTGCATGTTATGTTCTTTCTCTGATAAGTTTTGTAGCCGAttcaacaaatataaatttaaaaattttctctGTTATGTCACCACTTCTTTCTCTAGTAATATATTCTTGTAAGGaagtttttaactttatatttGTTGAGTCGGCTACAAAACTTATCAGAAAACTTAGATTGAGAGAACAAATAGCAGAATTGCTAGGATGGTAAATAAGCTGTTTAGAGTTTTGATTTAATGgctaaaatcttcaaaatgatGTTCAAGTGAGATGTTAAAtctctacttttgtttttcaaaattttggagtTCTTGTTgtattaaaatgttaaatatagCAATTTTAACTAGATGTACTTTTGTAAAATTAGATGGCTAGACATTGCATGTTAGCAACTATAGTTGGGTGTTTGAGTTGTCGTGGATCACTCGTGTGACTATTAATGAATCATGTTTGTGTGGTCGTGTGACTATTAATGTTTCATGACTATTAATGAATCATGTTTGTGTGGTCGTGTAACTATTAATGAATCATGACGGAGATGCTAGGCTGAACCATATCTTTTGATATTATTTGTATGTTAGCTGAAGACTGTGATAGAGGAATAGTTGAATAACTaatagcaaaacaaattaaactggCAAAGAGTAAGTATAAAACGtactttgaaaactaataaaGGTGCAGTCCATTAGTTAcctttttctattatatttttaatatgttagtaattttatatgagaaattttgatatatatttttagttatgaaaATAGTGCAATTACGTTTTAAAAACGTTAACTAGCGGTATTGTTTCTCAATCATATTCGTTGGTAAAACGCATGTTCTTTATTATGCATTCTTTTCCGAGCTAAGATGCTTTTACTCATAGGTTCGGAAGTGATTGaaagccaaagaagaaaatgaaatcatGCACAGGTGCACAAAATACTCAAACGTGATCTTTATGACCGTGTGACTATTAATGAATCATGACGGAGATTAAATGCATGCTA from Camelina sativa cultivar DH55 chromosome 2, Cs, whole genome shotgun sequence includes the following:
- the LOC104722199 gene encoding 1-aminocyclopropane-1-carboxylate synthase 11-like, encoding MLSSKVIGDSHGQDSSYFLGWQEYEKNPFHETFNPSGIVQMGLAENQLSFDLIESWLEEHPEVLGLKKNEESVFRNLALFQDYHGLPAFKDAMAKFMGKIRGNKVKFDTNKMVLTAGSTSANETLMFCLANPGDAFLIPAPYYPGFDRDLKWRTGVEIVPIHCVSSNGYKITEDALEDAYERAHKLNLNVKGVLITNPSNPLGTSTTREELDLLLTFTSTKQIHMVSDEIYSGTVFDSPEFTSVLEVAKEKNMDLDEKIHVVYSLSKDLGLPGFRVGLIYSDNEKVVSAATKMSSFGLISSQTQHLLANLLSDERFTTNYLEENKKRLRERRDRLVSGLKEAGIGCLKSNAGLFCWVDLRHLLKSNTFEAEHSLWTKIVCEVGLNISPGSSCHCDEPGWFRVCFANMSDQTMEVAMDRVKGFVADNNRGSQKRTMWNTRRRSLINKWVSKLSAVTCESER